The genomic segment GCTCGATAACCATGAAATGCGTGACCGCATGCTTGCTATTGCGCTCCGTGACCGTAAACATTTTACGGTCATTCGTATCTCTGCCGATTGGCGCATCAATCGTGCCATGGTCATGCGGCAAATTGCCATGCACCAAACCGATATATTTGCGCGTTATCGAATGGTCCTTCAGCTGCGCAGCGAGCGAAGCGTGAGCCAAATCATTTTTCGCAATCATTAGCAGCCCTGAGGTGTCCTTGTCAATGCGATGGACGATGCCGGGACGAAGTACGCCGTTAATGCCCGACAAGTCTTTACAATGATACATGAGCGCGTTGACAACGGTGCCCGATGAATGGCCCGGCGCAGGGTGAACGACTAGTCCGCGCGGCTTGTTAATGACGATGACATCGCTATCCTCATAGACGATATCAAGCGGTATATTTTCAGGATCAATGACGGCCTCTTCCGGATCGGGAATCGTAACGACGACAACGTCGCCAGCGGCAACTTTATAATTTCTTTTGCCTGCTTGGCCGTTTACCGTTACAGCTTGGACCTTAAGCCATTCCTGCACTTGCGTGCGCGATATAGCCGGATCATCCATCGCTTCGGTTACGACCTTGTCCAGACGTTCGCCAGCTTGATCCTCGTCAATGACAAAACCCACTTGCTCCTGCTCTTCCAGTTCAAACTCTTGCTCTATTTCTTGCTCATCAAACGGTTTGCTGCTCATTCGGGTTAGACTCCTTATCCTCTTCACTTCTCATTTGATCCTGCTTCTCCTGCTTCGAGGTCAGCAAGGCATCAATCAATATTAATGCGACACCTACGCAAATCGCCGAATCAGCGACGTTAAAAATCGGGAACGAATAGCTGCCGAAATTAAACAGCAAGAAATCGACAACTTCGCCGTACATCGCCCGGTCCAGAAAATTGCCGAACGCTCCGCCAAGCACAAGTCCAAGACCTGTTAACAGCCATACTTTGCCGAGCTTCCGAGTCGTTTGTATGTACCAGATAATCGCGGCTAAAATAACAACTGTAATGACGATAAAAAATAAACGCTGCTCCTGCAAAATACCAAAGGCAGCCCCTTTGTTGCGGTGCGATGTAATGTAAAAGAAATTGCCAATTACACTAATCAAATCACCCAGGTTCAGCTGTGTCGCAATTATTTTCTTCGTTATAAAATCTACAACAAATACGAATAAAGCGATCCAGTAGTAGTAATAACGCATCTACTTTCTCCTTTCGTTGTGCATGCAAGGCCTTTCCGTCTGCATAACATTCCGTCATATGTCCCAAGCTATTGTAGCATAGTCAATATGGAATGAGCCAGCCTCTGCGGTGCGGAGGACTAAATGCGCAAAGGACGGTGCCTGACATGAGGCTGCCTACGATGGAACAGCTAAGCGAGCTGCACGCCCGGTTAATATTGGACAAGCAAGACATTGAACAACGACTAGAGCATAACGGCCATTATGGCCTTGATTCCGAATGGAAAGCAAGCAACAGCGAGCTGTCAGCGGTGGACAATCACCCGGCAGATGCTGGAACCGATTTGTTCGAGCGCAGCAAGGATATTGCCCTGCTGGAGCAGGAGGAGCTGCATTTGTACAGAATTGATGCGGCGCTGGAAGCTTTTCAAAACGGGACCTACGGTTCCTGCATCGTGTGCAAGGAGCCTATTCCTTATGAAAGGCTGGAGGCCCTTCCCGATTGCTTATACTGCCTGGACCATGCTCCGCGGCAAGATCTGAACAGGCAGCGTCCAATTGAGGAAGAGACGATTCAAATGCCTTACGGCTATTCCAGTGAAAAAGTCTACACGGGCTGGGCCGGCTTCGACGGCGAAGATGCGTGGCAAATTGTCGAGCAATGGGGCAACTCCGACTCCCCGGCGATGTCTGCCAACCGCGAAGCAGCCGATTATGAGCATATTGGCTCGGCCTCCGAGGAAAATGAAGGTTTTGTAGAGCAGCTTGAAAGCTTCGTTGCCACCGATATTACCGGGCGCCATGTGTCCATTATTCATAATTCACAATATAAGCGTTATATGGAAAGCAATGAAGGCGACCACCATTTGGAGCAGGACCGTTAACTACGTTTCGCTCATGGACAGCAGCTTCCGTTATTTGTTCATAAAAAGGCCCCTGCTCTTATAAGGCCAGCATTATGAACAAATAACGGAGCGTTTGTCTTTCACCGTGTATGTAACCTGCTGCCTAATAGTTTTTCCCTTCCAGCTGAATCTGAACGATGCGCACGATATCCGCAATATAGTCGCCGATAATCGGCAAATTGAGCGCCCCTAAAATTTGCAATACATACAAAATCGTCGCTGCAAAAAAAGTAAAGCCAATCGCGATACCGACGCCTCTCGCCAAGCCAGCAAGCACATTGCGCCATATGAGGCTGATCGGCCGATTAAGCAAGTCCACATATTCGGCTATTTGCGTGCGTTCCATTTCCGCTGCTATTTTGCTCAGCCTGCTATCCAGCTTGCTCAGCGTATGTTCAAGCGACTGCTCCTCCTTCACGGAACGAATCGGCTTACGCTCCAGCTCCTTCATCTCAGCATCCCTCCCAGGCATAAAATAAGGAAAAAACGAGCATAAGCTATGCTCGTTTTTTATTTGCTCCTTATACTATATCCTTAAACGCCTTTTTCTTATGCTGAATAAAACAAGCTTGGCACAATTTTCTTCGCGCCCTGGCTTTAGCCTTTGATCAAGATTCCAATTTCCTTCTCGCCCAATTGGACCCGCTCGCTGCCTTCCAGCTCTTCATAGGAAACGCTGCTCAGCAGTACATTTTCCTCCAGCACATGGCTGAACGCTTCAAGCGCTGCGCGCAATCCTTCATCGACGCTCAGCACAAGGTCAATGCGCTTCTCGATTGGCAGATCCAGCTTTTTGCGCGTATCTTGAACCGCACGAATCACTTCGCGCACCCAGCCCTCTTGCTCCAGCTCAGGCGTAATGTCCGTATTCAAGGCTACGGTGATCCCGCCGCCAGAAGCGGACGCAAAACCGGATTTCGCTTGCTTCTCAACGAGCAGCTCCTCGACAGGAATGAACAGCTCTTCCGCATCCACCGCCATAGCGAGCGCGCCATGCGCTATAACGGCACGCGTTTCGTCGGCCGTTAGCGATTTCAGGTGAGCCTGAATCGGACCTACGTTTTTGCCGTATTTTTTACCAGCCACTTTGAGGTTCAGCTTAAGCGTGAAATCCACAAATCCGCTGTCGCTGTTTTGCACGACGATTGATTTGACATTGATTTCATCCTTCACGATTTCCTCATAGCCTGCCACGTCAAACTCACGGTCAAGGGACACGATAAGCTCAGACAGCGGCTGACGCGTCTTGATGCCCGTCTCGTTGCGGACGTTGCGAGCAAGCTCCACGATTTGCTTCGCGCTCTCCATATCCTGCTCTAGCGTTAGGTCAATAGCGGACTCGTCTGCTGCAGGATAGTTTGCGAGATGGACGCTTTCTCCGCCGCCGAGGTTGCCATAGAGGTCTTCCGCAAGAAGCGGGGCATATGGCGCAATGATGCGTGCCAGTGTCAACAGCACATGACGCAGCGTTTGATAGGCATTGATTTTATCTTCGGTAAGACCGCTGCCCCAGAAACGGTCACGGGAACGGCGGATGTACCAGTTGCTCAGCTCGTCAACGAAAATTTCGATTGCCTTCGCCGGATTCAGGAAGTCATTACCGTCAAGCCCTTTCACAGTCGTCTTGATCAGGCTGTTCAGACGCGATACGATCCAGCGATCCAGCTTATTCGCGGAATGACGCTCTTCGTGTGTTTTGTGATCGAAGCCATCGATCGTTGCATACAGCGCATAGAAGGCATGCGTATTGACAATCGTGTCGATGACCTTCGATTTTGCTTCGCCGACAATCGAACGCGAGAAACGTTTGCTGTTCCAAGGTGCGCTATCCGCAAGCAGCGCCCAACGGAATGCATCCGTGCCGTACTCGTTGATAATTTCCCAAGGATCAATAACATTGCCTTTGGATTTGGACATTTTCTGACCATTCTCATCCAAAATATGTCCGGTCGAAATAACCGCCTTATACGGCGCCTTGCCGTTGTATAACGTCGATACCGCAAGCAGGCTGTAGAACCAGCCGCGCGTCTGATCGATGCCTTCGCAAATCATATCCGCCGGATACTGCTCCGCGAAACGATCGTTATTTTCAAAAGGAACATGATGCTGCGCAAACGGCATCGAGCCGCTGTCGAACCATACATCGATCACTTCTGGCGTACGCGTCATAATTGCGCCTTCGGCAAACGGCGATTTCAGCTTGATTTCATCGACGTAAGGCTTATGCAGCTCAATGTCCTCCGGCACGTCGCCAACCGCACGCTCGCGCAGATCGGCAATGCTGCCAGGCGAATATTGCTTGCCCGTCGCTTCGCAAATCCATACGTTCAGCGGCGTTCCCCAATAGCGGTTGCGGCTGATGTTCCAATCCACCAAATCCTCAAGGAATTTGCCAAAGCGTCCATCGCGGATATGGCCTGGGTACCAGTCTACTCCATTGTTGTTCGCGATCAGCTGATCTTTAACGGCAGTCGTCTCAATGAACCAGCTTTCTGTCGCATAATACAAGAGCGGCGATTTACAACGCCAGCAGAACGGATAGCTGTGCTCGTAACGCTCCTTAGAGAACAGCAGGCCGCGCTCGCTAAGCATTTTCACAATGTCGACATCGCAATCTTTGACGAAGCGTCCAGCAAGGTCGGTCACTTCATCGACGTAACGGCCTGCATTGTTCACGACGCTCAGCATGCTGATGCCGTTTTGGCGCGCCACTCTATAGTCATCCTCACCATGCGCCGGCGCAATGTGTACGATACCCGTACCGCTCGTATCGCTTACGAAATCGCCAGCGATGACTTTATGAGCATTTTCTATGGCAACGTAACGGAATGGCGGCTCATAGCTTTGGCCAACCAGCTCGGAGCCTTTAAGCGAGGACAGCACCTCGTGCTCCTCTTTAAATACGCTCTCTACCAGGTTTTTAGCGACGATAAATACTTCGCCCTTGCTTGCTACTCGAACGTATTCAAGCTCCGGATGAACAGCAAGCGCCACGTTTGCCGGCAGCGTCCAAGGCGTAGTCGTCCACGCCAGCACGGATTCGCCAGTGTCCACAAGCTTAAACTTGACCGTTGCACTCAAATCCTTAACGTCCTCATACCCTTGAGCAACCTCATGGGAGCTCAGTGTCGTTTGGCAGCACGGGCAATATGGGCTGACGCGGTGGCCGCGATACAGCAAGCCCTTGCTATGAATCGTCGAGAGAATATGCCATACACTTTCGATATATTCGTTTTTAAGCGTAATGTACGGGTTGTCAAGATCTGTCCAATAAGCGATGCCCTCGGTCAGCTCGCGCCACTGCTTCTCATATTCAAAGACGCTGTCCTTGCATTTTTTGATAAAAGCTTCTACGCCGTAATTTTCGATCTCCTGCTTGCCGGAAATGCCGAGCTGCTTCTCAACGCCAAGCTCTACAGGAAGGCCATGCGTATCCCAGCCCGCTTTGCGAACAACGCGGTAGCCGGACATCGTTTTGTAGCGGCAAATAAAATCTTTAATGACGCGGCCCAGCACGTGGCCGATATGCGGCGCGCCGTTAGCGGTCGGAGGACCTTCATAAAATACGAAATTCGGCTTGCCTTCGCGGTTTTCAATCGACTTTTTGAACGTATCGTTATCCGCCCACTGCTTTAATACGCGAAGCTCGCGCGTTCTTGCTTTTTCCTTTACGTCTACACGTTGCATCTTCAAATTCCTCCCGACAATTATAAGCCCTTTATAAGGGTGAAGCTTATATAGGCTTATATTTTCAAAAAAATAAAGCCCCGCCCCTGTAGAAGGGACGAGGCTTGCTCGCGTTACCACCCTTGTTCCGTCAACGTAGCTGCATAAGCAGCCAAAAAGACGGCACCTTTGGCGTGAATGCCTTAGCATCCACGGTCCTTGTAACGGAGGACGGACCGTCAGCCCTTACTCCTTCTACCTTACAGCCGTAAATCGCAGCTGGTCAGGCAAAGTTTCGGCGCCGCTTCTCGGAGATGATATTCTGTAACTGCTTGAACGTCGTCTTGCAGCAAAGCAACGACTCTCTGGGGATCAAGCCACGATACATACTCGTTCTCGTCAACGAAGTTTCACATCTGAACAATCATTAATCCTATTTATAGCGTATCGTCGCCCCGTTGTCAATTCGCTTTGTGCGGATTAACCTCGGGAAAGCTGTTCCAGCTCAGGATGCTGGCCTGGATCAAGCGTTCTCCAATCGTCCTGGCTCAGCAGTTCCAGCTGCGCTTCTACAAGCGTCCGGAACCGTGCACGGAAGATCGATGCCTGCTTCTTCAGCTCCTCAACCTCAACCGATACTTTGCGCGACTTGCTCAGCGAGTCATTAATAATGCGATCCGCATTTTTCTCCGCTTCCTTGATGATCAGCTGCGCTTCCTTCTTCGCATTGTTTCGAACCTCGTCAGCCGCCTCTTGTGCGACGATAATCGTCTTGCTCAGCGTCTCTTCGATGTTCGAGAAGTGGTTCAGCTTCTCCTGCATATTAAGGATCTGGTTCTGCAGCTCCTTATTTTCGCGGATTATCGTTTCATAATCTTTAATGACCTGGTCAAGAAATTCATTGACCTCATCCTCGTCATAGCCGCGCAACCGGCGACCAAATTCCTTATTATGTATGTCCAATGGCGTTAACGGCATCGGCGCACCTCCTCGACTTATTTCCATACCGGAAAACATTTGCTGTGGAAAGGATTCGACAACCGCCAGCAAAATCCTGCAATAGGGCTAAATAAATTTGCCCACCTTCAGCCGAATTCTGCCTTTCTTCGTCACGCCATCCGCCTCCATAACTTTAAATCGGCCCAACCCTTTTATAGATACGACATCGCCTTCGCGCAGCTGCTCGGACGGGTCCTCCACCGTTTTCCAGTTCACCCGGCATCTGCCGGCGCGAATGGGATCTACAATTTTTGTACGGCTAATCCGGTGCACATCGCTCGCAATGCCGTCCACTCGCATCGAGGCTACTGTAAAGCTCATTTCCTGCAGCTCTGGCACGACTGGCGACAAGGAAGACAGTGGAATGATTTCGGTCAATACGCTCGCCCGGTGCACCTGCCTTAAGTGAACGTTCAAATAATCCGCAATGTCTTCCGTCATCATAATGTGAGCGAAAGTTTCATGGACATGAATGTCCCCTACCCGGTCACGCTTGATGCCCAGACCCAGCAGGGCGCCAAGGTAATCGCCATGATCGAGCTGCTGGCTTGTCCCGCCCGGGCCGCTGACCTGTACCTCCAGCACAGCAATTGCGGCAAGCTCCTGATCCAGATCGCGGTAATCCGGCCCAATAATGGCCCGGCAGCGCTCTGCCTCAGGGTAGCCGCCATCAAGCCGCAGCTCCACATCCGGATGGCGATTGACGAGGCTTTGAACGATCTGAGCCTGTCTCGGGTCCAAAAAATCGGTCCGCTTCAGCTCATGCTGCTGTGCGGACCGCTCCACCCATTCCCACGCCCGGTCAACGAATGGCTTCTCGTCCGGGTGGAAATGGTCATATATAGGTAATTTCATTGAAATTCCCTTCCTAACTTTTGAAATCTAGCCCGGCAGTATAAAGCCTACTACCGCAATGAGCCCCATTGCCACAAAACGAAGCGCAAAAATCGCTACGATTGGGGAAATATCAATCATGCCGCCAATCGGTGGAATGAAACGGCGGAAAATGCCTAAGTACGGCTCAACCAGCTTGCCTAAAAATACGCCAATAAAGCTTTCGCGCGCATTGGGCAACCACGACATTAACACATAACCAATAATCATAAAGCTGTAAATACTTTGAAGGTTCATAATGAGCCCTGATACACTACTAAACAATCGGTGGTCACCTCATTTTGGAGTATTCATTGTCCTCTGCCATCATTTCCGTAATCGACCCTTGAATTTCAACCGAATCCGGCGTACATAGGAAAATGTTCGGGCCGAGCTTCGATATATTGCCACCCAAAGCGTACACTGTACCGCTGAGGAAATCAACAATGCGAAGCGCCAAGTCGGTACGCACACGCTGCAGGTTTACAATGACGGCACGGCGCGAACGCAGATGATCGGCAATATCCTGCGCCTCATCATAGGAGCGCGGCTCGCTTAAGATAACTCGTACATTTTTCTGCGAATGTATGCTTACGATGTTGTTGCCCTTTGTATTTTTACGTGCTTCGAACGGAGAGGTTTCAATTTCATGGTCTGGCTCCTCCGGCTGCGCGCTTCTTTCCCGTTCAATGATCTCTTCTTCCTCCTGCAAACCAAGAAAATTCATAAACTTATTCATAACGCCCATTCGTCATCCCTCTTTTCCAACTAGTATCGTTCCTAATCTAATCCACGTTGCGCCTTCTTCAATCGCGACCTCAAAGTCATTCGACATGCCCATGGAAAGTTCCGTCAGCGGAGCATTCAAAGCCACTTCCCTATTCATCTTATCCCTCAGCTCCCGCAAAGCGCGGAACACAGGCCGGGTCTGCTCAGCTTCAGCCTCATAAGGCGCCATCGTCATCAAGCCTACCGGCTGTACATACTGAAAGCCTTTAATCGCTTCCAAAAGCTCCGGCAGCTGCTCCGGTTCAAGGCCATGCTTGGAGTCTTCGCCCGATACATTAACCTGAATCATACAGGGCACCTGCACGCCAAGCTGCGCTGCTCGCTTCTCGATCGCCTGTGCAAGCGACAAGCGGTCCAGCGAGTGAATGTATGTAAACTTCCCTATGACATCTTTAACCTTATTCGTCTGCAGCGAACCGATGAAATGCCAGATGGCTTGTCCATCGCCTCCTTCGGCTGCATCGCCGCTAATGGCTTCCCACTTGGGCAGCGCGTCCTGAAAGCGGTTTTCGCCTAAATGGCGCAGCCCCTCTTCAAACGCCTGAACAGCTGTAGCGAGCGATACATATTTAGTCACCGCAATAACGTTCACATCCTCCGGCTTACGACCGCTTCTCTCGCACGCTGCATCGATCCGGCGCTGTACTTCTGCTATCCGCTCTGTTAATGAGCTATCCAATTTCGTCACCTCTTCGCAATCCCAATCCAGCTGGCCATTCGTCCTGTTTTGCCGCCCTCCATCCGGTGGGAGAAAAACAGATCCTGACGACAGCCAGTACACCACTGTGTTAATTCGATATGGATCGGCATAATTCCTGCTTTTATCATAATCTGACGGTTAATTTCTTTCAAGTCGACCATCGCCTTGCCATTTGGCAGCAGCTTTATTAGCGAATTACGCGCTTCTTCGCCGCTCAGCTCGAAAGATTCGAGCAAAGGAAGCACCTTGCTGATGACCGTTTGGTCAACCTCATAACAGCAGCCGCCAATCGCTGGGCCGATAGCGGCACGCACATTGTCCGCTCT from the Paenibacillus sp. BIHB 4019 genome contains:
- a CDS encoding RluA family pseudouridine synthase → MDDPAISRTQVQEWLKVQAVTVNGQAGKRNYKVAAGDVVVVTIPDPEEAVIDPENIPLDIVYEDSDVIVINKPRGLVVHPAPGHSSGTVVNALMYHCKDLSGINGVLRPGIVHRIDKDTSGLLMIAKNDLAHASLAAQLKDHSITRKYIGLVHGNLPHDHGTIDAPIGRDTNDRKMFTVTERNSKHAVTHFMVIERIGEDYSLVELQLETGRTHQIRVHLKYIGYPLAGDPMYGRNKTVALKGQALHAAVLGFKHPRTGELMHFEAPIPGDMNHVLNVLRGR
- the lspA gene encoding signal peptidase II produces the protein MRYYYYWIALFVFVVDFITKKIIATQLNLGDLISVIGNFFYITSHRNKGAAFGILQEQRLFFIVITVVILAAIIWYIQTTRKLGKVWLLTGLGLVLGGAFGNFLDRAMYGEVVDFLLFNFGSYSFPIFNVADSAICVGVALILIDALLTSKQEKQDQMRSEEDKESNPNEQQTV
- a CDS encoding TraR/DksA C4-type zinc finger protein, translating into MEQLSELHARLILDKQDIEQRLEHNGHYGLDSEWKASNSELSAVDNHPADAGTDLFERSKDIALLEQEELHLYRIDAALEAFQNGTYGSCIVCKEPIPYERLEALPDCLYCLDHAPRQDLNRQRPIEEETIQMPYGYSSEKVYTGWAGFDGEDAWQIVEQWGNSDSPAMSANREAADYEHIGSASEENEGFVEQLESFVATDITGRHVSIIHNSQYKRYMESNEGDHHLEQDR
- a CDS encoding DUF5665 domain-containing protein, giving the protein MKELERKPIRSVKEEQSLEHTLSKLDSRLSKIAAEMERTQIAEYVDLLNRPISLIWRNVLAGLARGVGIAIGFTFFAATILYVLQILGALNLPIIGDYIADIVRIVQIQLEGKNY
- the ileS gene encoding isoleucine--tRNA ligase, with the protein product MQRVDVKEKARTRELRVLKQWADNDTFKKSIENREGKPNFVFYEGPPTANGAPHIGHVLGRVIKDFICRYKTMSGYRVVRKAGWDTHGLPVELGVEKQLGISGKQEIENYGVEAFIKKCKDSVFEYEKQWRELTEGIAYWTDLDNPYITLKNEYIESVWHILSTIHSKGLLYRGHRVSPYCPCCQTTLSSHEVAQGYEDVKDLSATVKFKLVDTGESVLAWTTTPWTLPANVALAVHPELEYVRVASKGEVFIVAKNLVESVFKEEHEVLSSLKGSELVGQSYEPPFRYVAIENAHKVIAGDFVSDTSGTGIVHIAPAHGEDDYRVARQNGISMLSVVNNAGRYVDEVTDLAGRFVKDCDVDIVKMLSERGLLFSKERYEHSYPFCWRCKSPLLYYATESWFIETTAVKDQLIANNNGVDWYPGHIRDGRFGKFLEDLVDWNISRNRYWGTPLNVWICEATGKQYSPGSIADLRERAVGDVPEDIELHKPYVDEIKLKSPFAEGAIMTRTPEVIDVWFDSGSMPFAQHHVPFENNDRFAEQYPADMICEGIDQTRGWFYSLLAVSTLYNGKAPYKAVISTGHILDENGQKMSKSKGNVIDPWEIINEYGTDAFRWALLADSAPWNSKRFSRSIVGEAKSKVIDTIVNTHAFYALYATIDGFDHKTHEERHSANKLDRWIVSRLNSLIKTTVKGLDGNDFLNPAKAIEIFVDELSNWYIRRSRDRFWGSGLTEDKINAYQTLRHVLLTLARIIAPYAPLLAEDLYGNLGGGESVHLANYPAADESAIDLTLEQDMESAKQIVELARNVRNETGIKTRQPLSELIVSLDREFDVAGYEEIVKDEINVKSIVVQNSDSGFVDFTLKLNLKVAGKKYGKNVGPIQAHLKSLTADETRAVIAHGALAMAVDAEELFIPVEELLVEKQAKSGFASASGGGITVALNTDITPELEQEGWVREVIRAVQDTRKKLDLPIEKRIDLVLSVDEGLRAALEAFSHVLEENVLLSSVSYEELEGSERVQLGEKEIGILIKG
- a CDS encoding DivIVA domain-containing protein, with the protein product MPLTPLDIHNKEFGRRLRGYDEDEVNEFLDQVIKDYETIIRENKELQNQILNMQEKLNHFSNIEETLSKTIIVAQEAADEVRNNAKKEAQLIIKEAEKNADRIINDSLSKSRKVSVEVEELKKQASIFRARFRTLVEAQLELLSQDDWRTLDPGQHPELEQLSRG
- a CDS encoding YlmH/Sll1252 family protein, which translates into the protein MKLPIYDHFHPDEKPFVDRAWEWVERSAQQHELKRTDFLDPRQAQIVQSLVNRHPDVELRLDGGYPEAERCRAIIGPDYRDLDQELAAIAVLEVQVSGPGGTSQQLDHGDYLGALLGLGIKRDRVGDIHVHETFAHIMMTEDIADYLNVHLRQVHRASVLTEIIPLSSLSPVVPELQEMSFTVASMRVDGIASDVHRISRTKIVDPIRAGRCRVNWKTVEDPSEQLREGDVVSIKGLGRFKVMEADGVTKKGRIRLKVGKFI
- a CDS encoding YggT family protein; the protein is MNLQSIYSFMIIGYVLMSWLPNARESFIGVFLGKLVEPYLGIFRRFIPPIGGMIDISPIVAIFALRFVAMGLIAVVGFILPG
- the sepF gene encoding cell division protein SepF, which translates into the protein MGVMNKFMNFLGLQEEEEIIERERSAQPEEPDHEIETSPFEARKNTKGNNIVSIHSQKNVRVILSEPRSYDEAQDIADHLRSRRAVIVNLQRVRTDLALRIVDFLSGTVYALGGNISKLGPNIFLCTPDSVEIQGSITEMMAEDNEYSKMR
- a CDS encoding YggS family pyridoxal phosphate-dependent enzyme, translated to MDSSLTERIAEVQRRIDAACERSGRKPEDVNVIAVTKYVSLATAVQAFEEGLRHLGENRFQDALPKWEAISGDAAEGGDGQAIWHFIGSLQTNKVKDVIGKFTYIHSLDRLSLAQAIEKRAAQLGVQVPCMIQVNVSGEDSKHGLEPEQLPELLEAIKGFQYVQPVGLMTMAPYEAEAEQTRPVFRALRELRDKMNREVALNAPLTELSMGMSNDFEVAIEEGATWIRLGTILVGKEG